DNA sequence from the Coregonus clupeaformis isolate EN_2021a chromosome 30, ASM2061545v1, whole genome shotgun sequence genome:
ggcagcaagcaggcaggttcggtggcagtcctctccccacttcctgatcaccccggtcacccagtcgagctgagggttgtgccgggcggagccatgggtaacccaggatgaggggttggcctggagagggggagcaggtgaaactggatagtttcttgatggtttccggacagacccatcaagaccggggccgtgacatgagtgaccgatccgagtaagtgtccgtccagtgcccgggcaggaataggaggtgtcaaacggaggttctccagtcccagttggcgtgccagcttgatgtccattatgttggcttcggcgccagaatccaccagagcagccagggtgtgagtagagtcagagaggcggaggtgaacttgcagcaagggtttgcggtcggaggactggatggtcattgagctcaaccggactccccctatgcccggtgagcttcggcctttaaaagggcaggttaccacacgatgtccatcacctccacaatagaggcagaggtttgaggtgaagcggcgctggcgctctgcaggagtgagagaggctcgcccaatctccataggctccgactgatcaagctgacttgggtgagtggcagtagctgacaggagcccagtcggatctctccgaatgccggtagttggtggaccttggcgccccctctcacgacgacgggtctgtatccttctgtcgatccggacagtcagtgcgatggcttcatcaagagtggaaggcagttcatgggagaccaactcgtccttgatatagtcagccaagctatggaagaacgcgtccaccaacgatggtgtgttccaagaacttcgtcttgccagggttcggaagtcgatggaatggtctgcgactgtacgtctgccttgtcgaatactgaacagttcacgagacgcctgcggttggtgaatccaggtcaaacaccttcagcatctcctcagcaaacaggtcgaaggttgcacatgcgggggtttgacgttcgaactctgctgttccccagagtcgagctcggcccgtcaggtgagtgatggcatacccgaccctagccccctccgtggcgaaggtccttggctgcaaggagaactgaagtcggcagctagtcaggaatggccggacctgggtagaatcgccgttgaaccgctcggggtttccaatcttgggttccgggcagcggctgaaatgaccggggcaggtgactcggaggcagggctggtgggcagactggctggggtaaggttggtgaggagttgaatgatcctggcgagtgttgttgctgctgctgggactgctgctggtgctgctggaactgctgatgctgttggtggccgacctgaagcagagaggtgatgtcgccgctcatgcggcctagctctctctcagtgtgttccaggcgtagcatggcggtgggttgctcaggttcttcggtttccatgtcggggggaagtgtgcgctgagtccatgatggtcagatcgtactgtcacggttcagacagacgacaagaggaccacaattgcgtcacaccagaaagtttattaaaacttaagggagaagggaagtagggagtgagtgaaggctccaggggttatcccgtccaatgtgctgggtctgtgcccccccccagtggcagcggtgcgtccgatgacgccggtggttggtggtccagaagtcctgggggggaggaaacacagacacaacggggcggatgaaacaaggcagaagtacagttcaagggaaatccaaatacgtagtagcaaggcagaaggctggtcagagttaccggggtcgaagagtagtcaggagtcgtaatggcagaaagcaggtctggttttcctggggcagaagagtatccaagaatcaggcaggtccggggtcacaaaacaagggtgagccagaagcgtgagcacacaggttccgggtgtgagctttgcagacgatctgacaaaggagagctgagagacgggactttaaatactgggagaggttagtgggtaatgcagcgcagctggcagagtaattagagccgagcagagcagggacaggtggagctcgttaggctgagtagagagagagagatgagcagagtggaagatagtggaaacacattaaggtggtaacccggtggagtgagagggctcatgacaaacgCGGGTTAACGGTCGATCTGATTGAATCGAGGCCTAAGTGCAGGCAAAATTTGGCTTAATTCGACCAGCACAATTTGAATATATTTCAGTGGGATATGGAGAGGGCTATGATGCTGAGATGAAATTATGATGACAAAGAGAGATAGAATGCCATTTGTAGTAATTTGTACCAAAACTGTTGATGTTACATTATTATGTTTTATTAATCTGAGCACCTCTATAAATGTAATGCTACAATCAAATTTCTAATACAAACCAAAACTTCAGCAGTGGATGTAATTCAACAGAAACATATTTTTACACATTAGTTCATTAGATCAGAAAACAAATGATGTACTAGTGTGAAAACTGACCAAAGCTTTCCCTTTTTCACAATACTAAATATTGAGCAATGGGACGGTAGAATTGTACACCGAGACTGGAATAGTGGTAGTCAAGGGAATCCCTCCTGGAATTTACATGGTTCTTTTGAACATACAGATCTCAGTGCAGTACAACATTATCCTCTCTGTGTCAGCCATAGATGTACTGTAGATGTTTCTCTCTTCTGACCCTAACATTGGTTAATTTCTGCTATTAATCTCTTCATTTGAGCATCAAACTTCCTTCCAACCTGCTCCACTTCTTTCTCTCTTCATTGTCAACTCATTTTCTTTCATTGGCTAAGTTGGGGTATAGCTTCGTGCTTAAACTTTTTAGTCTGTAAACAAAGCAGGGAATAGAACAAAGAAAATTAGGTGAGAAAATGTCAAAGTCCAAATTGTAATTCATAGCAAAGCTGCAGCCTTATCCAAAATACCCACCAGTGGGCGATGCTGTTTACTGCCTGTTGCTCTTGATGACCAGGAAGATGGTGTAGACATCATAGGCAAACAGGATCGCAGCCAGCAGGCCAAACAACTAAGGGAATGGAATCATGTTTAATCTAAACATAATCtaaccaaaaagttatacttttcaGTGATGAATTTGGCTGAAGCATTTGAGAGCTGAAGAAGTAAGTAATTTGAGATGCTTTCATTTGTATCTGTTCAAAAATCTCAGGGTGGTGTGAGAGAatttgtttaatattaatagttaacaattatatactgttctactaatgctgtgtttttgTAAAGGGATGGTTTCTACCCAGCTCCCTGCAGCTAGTCTAGGCGTGTGGTCAAGGACATGGGTTTTACTCGAGATAGGGGTATCTGGAGCTGACAATTGATTTAGGGATGGCTAGGTGATAAAACCAACAGCTACATTCCAGTCCATGATTAatggtgtgtgagagggagatgtCTCCGGTCTGACTGAGCCTGCATTTTCATAGACTGAATTGGTGTTTGTGTAATGTAAGGTACCAGGGAGAGATGGCTCGGGTATGAATCATGTTGATAAGAACCTTGTCTTGGGGGCCAAACCCTGGTTTCCATACAATGAGAACAGTCTTCACCGCAGATACCGTCTGCTGTGAATTATTCATTTCTTTCATACAAATCCTAACCCTTTGACtcattccacacatctgctgtttgtcatgtaGACTGAGAGGGTGTATCTTTGCTATAAAATATCTTTGTATTGTCTCTATGTCAGAGCTCTCGGCCCAACAATCACTTACTACCTTATTCATAtgttttgaataaagtaatatcctgattgttgattgaccttgtctctcctcattattgattagaatttccacgacagtgGTTAGACATTTGACTCACCACTCCTGCAATACGGGCACCATCCCCAGTTCCATGAATCAAACAGATTAGAGAGGTAATGAGGTACACGGCTGCACCAGTAGTAGCACGGAAAAGATCCTGGTAGGAGGAGACCAACATTAGTGAATGATTGTCCTTCTATAAGCACTTGGAAAGTCCTTGTGTTACTGTTCGTTTTTATGAATGTATCTTTAATTTGTGTCTGTATGcttctctttctgtgtctctctgtgtctcaatgTGTatctctctggtgtgtgtgtgtgtgtgtgtgtgtgtgtgtgtgtgtgtgtgtgtgtgtgtgtgtgtgtgtgtgtgtataaacatATACTGTACTCACACTCCAGACCCAGTTGACCACCTTGATGGACTTGTCCATTTCCATCATGAAGACGACAAAAAATAAGATGGCAGAGACCATCTCACAGATGGCCACTCCAAAAAAACCTCCATACAATGATGCAGCATAGCAGATTATGATGATAATACTGATGAGCTGAAAGAAAAGGACAGAAAATGAATATGTGGGaaaagggagagtgagagagagaggaagaggagggaaaaAGCAGCCTGCGTGAAAATATTTGGTGCAAAATGTTAATAAAGGTACAAATCTGTGGTACACAAAAATTGCTTTTTGGCTCAATGCATCTGTAGCCTAATTGCTTGACCTTGGGATGTTATTCATAGCATTTCCTTTTAAGGAAATCACTGCTACGTATCCAGGAATCCTTTGAGAACGTctcgctgtagtttacaacaaacTGACAATTAGGCTCCAAATTCGTCCCTTCCATTTGAATTAGCAGTTCTGGTTGAATGGCTTGATTAAAACTCATCCCAGACCGAAGATCAGCAGTGATAGGAAGAGTAATCTCGGAGTCATATTAAACAAAGGAAGACATTATGCCGGTTGACTTTTGACCCATATGCTATCCATGATAGCCTTCTACTCCAAGGCCCAGTGAGACCAAGGGGCAGCACAGTCAAATGGACAGACACCCTAACTGCCATGTCACAGACTCACACTCACACTAGCATCTTACAACAGGACACAATAAACACACCCACTCAGTCTATATGGGGTTAAAGACCCTGTGGTGACGCAATGAAGTAAACAAACATTCGAGGCTGTCCCAAAAcacccaaaacaacaacaacaaacatagtacactcttataaaaaagggttccaaaagggttctgcggctTTCCCCATAGTAGAACCCTTTTTCATTCCATGTAGaactttttgggttccatgtagaacactcCGTGGAAAGGGTTCTGCATGGAACAcaaaaaaagggttctacatggaaccaaaaggattctacctggaaccaaaagaggttcttcaaagggttctcctatggggacagccgaaataaccctttttggttctagatagcaccttttttttctatgAGTGTAGGCATATACGCCAATCAGTTTAGTAGCCTATATCACACTGACTAAGACCCCAGTGTTGGGGTTGATATTTTTTATCCTAAGATGTTTGGATGTCTTTCTTTGAAACTGTAATtcttaatggtgaaactgccacgtccatTTGTGATATTACAATAAAAAAGAAGTTGCTGTAAACACTGTTTCTTCCATTCCGGTGAAATAAGGTGAGTGAGATGTTAAGGGAAGATATTGGTGTTTGTCAACTTTGCATGCAATTGCAAACCTACCCAATCTTTCATTGATTTGATGCATTCCAAAAAATATTAGTTAAAATTGGTTATGTGTGAACTGCATGGTTTGGTATGCATTATTTACATAATAATACATGTAAAGGGGGTAGGTTGGATGATTTGGGTTTTGGTCTTTTTAATCAAATGCTCTGTGTAAAAACAATCAAATGTAAAAACAATCAAATTCAGGCTGCCAAATCACCTTGACTACAGTCCATTGTGCAGCACCAAG
Encoded proteins:
- the LOC121564299 gene encoding proteolipid protein 2-like, with amino-acid sequence MADTEADVDAGCLEQLKGYVVTQKGTILAAEILISIIIIICYAASLYGGFFGVAICEMVSAILFFVVFMMEMDKSIKVVNWVWSDLFRATTGAAVYLITSLICLIHGTGDGARIAGVLFGLLAAILFAYDVYTIFLVIKSNRQ